Genomic segment of Hylaeus volcanicus isolate JK05 chromosome 6, UHH_iyHylVolc1.0_haploid, whole genome shotgun sequence:
GGAAGAATGTTCAGTACTATGGCAATTCAGCTATGGAGATATTGCCAAATATATTGAAAGTTGAATCATTAAGGTACCTGAAAATATATACCACTTTGTTGAGTATAAactttagtattatttataatatataataataaacattttgtagaCTACAAAATTCTACACTTCCCATGCATGTAAGACGTTTTATGCCTGGATATGTATGGCTAAAAGTACTTTCAAAATGTATAGACGcgtttaaaaaagataaagacAAAAAGCGAGTTATTGAAATTCTAAACTTCTTAATAGAACAAAACTGTCATATGTCTAGAAGTAAGGGAAGATGGTACAATGAATTGGCACTTATTAAAATGGTCCATCATAAAGATGTGGAAGCTAGTGCTTCGATAATAATACAAGCCTTAGGCACACAAAATTTATCGCGAGTAGATAAAGTAGAACTTCTAGAAAGAgccaataaaattaataaaagaaagacaGGAGTAAAGTCtcttacaaaattcaatattaatgaagttttaaatgaTCATAATGATCAAATGCCAAAATACAAAACTCCATCTAATACTATTAATGCTTCAATGATGCCTAAGTAAGTTTAGTTGCACCAATGAGTTTTTCATCAAAtgacaaataatataattttcttattttttatttatttttttttttaggagtGCTGCAGGGAGTAAAAGTGTCTGGTGTATAGAAAGTAATAGCGAAAGTCAAATGTATGGATCAGTAGAAAGGCTTGCATCATATCATTACTGTGAACAAGGTTTTTCAAATGCATTACACTGTGAAGGCGAATTGCcaattcttttattcgttactttattttgGGAAGAACTTTATGATATTCATATTCCTGGAGCGTTCGTAACTCCATATCAACATGCACCAGACGATTTATTCACAGAacatttctatgaaaatagaaaagagaaattggaCATGAAACTTCAGATAATTAATGATTTCGATCCAGAATCTTTAAGCATGTACATGGAAACAAGATTTAAAACATATAGTCAATATCAATCTATAATGAACTCAAGCTTGTTGAAAAGTAGTTCACAGTTGAAAGTATGCATTTTTTTCGTATGACTTTTCACAATATACTGtataatataagaatatatgaaaaaataacaaagtaatttttgcTTTTAGGAAATAGTATGTTGTATAGGAGTCCATGGTATCATAGGAATTTGTAAACGActtatagaaaatttcaaactgtGGAAGGCTGGATTTCCTGATTTAATTGTATGGAATTATAACACTAAACAGGTAGACATTtacacaataaataatattgcaaataaataattttatatttttcaaataagaacagtttatgtacatacatttttgtatagcATACGTATTATCTacatacatttcttttatagCATAAAATTGTAGAGGTAAAAGGTCCTAGAGATGTTCTTTCAACAAAACAACAATTAtggttggaatatttaaaccAGCTAGGACTTAGTACTGAACTATGTCTAGTACGAGGTAAATATACAGTTAAATGTATTAGATTAGGTATTTCTCCACATACAGAAGGTCTTAAATTTACACATTTGTAGATTTAAGGATTCAAAGCTTCTGTTACTGTAATAGTGCAGGGTCCTTCAAAATGATACCTTCaaagcaaataaaaagaattattactcTGTTACAGATAAATTCAGTGCAAAAAACTCTATGGAAGATCTGgatgaatgaatattttgcatattaacctctatttaaaagaattattccaAATCTGAGAGATATAATGCTTTTAAATGCTTTAAAATActacttatttttaatgtttttctacaaaaactatattaatattctattcaTAGAGCATGTTAGATAGTTCCGAATTTAACTTACATAAAGTGTCTTGTAGCAGGAGTTGATTCTAAGTTAAATTCAGCAACAGGTATACCACGATTTGCTACTTGTGGTGCAAACATTGCTGCAGGATATACAATCGATGATGTACCAATGACCAAACAAGTGTCACAATTTTCTACAGCATTAACTAGTATTTTAAAcaagaacaatattttattaacacaacaaatttttacCTACACTATTTGTACAACATtgtaatatattgttataaagtatatattgtTGAAATGTACTTACAGGCTTCctttaatacatattcatcTAAATTTTCACCAAACCATACAATATGAGGTCTCAGCAAACCtttacagttttctttttgacATAAAGgtaattcattttttggaATATTAGAAATCATAATGTTTGGATCTGGAGATctatatatactaatataaataatattcacagCATAAAATCTATGTAATAGCTTTTGCAATCATATTTTACCCTTTTCCTTCTAATGCAGGACATATgggaatatttgtatttacagcAACCTCATTGCAAACTGTGCAACGAGTTTTATAAAGCGAACCATGAAGTTCCACCACGTTACTGGCACCAGCACGCTGATGAAGTTCATCAATGTTTTGCGTTATAATGGTGACATTTTTACCTTCTTTTAGGGCACGATCTTGAAAAGATGCTATTGCTTCATGAGCCTACAAATACCACAGTAAACACAATAAAAGTATTAGAAtgcgttaaataaatgaaatatattatgtagTTATATTATCTAAATACTTTGTTGGGTTTAGCTTCGTTTGCCACTCTTCTGCGGTATTCATAAAATTCCCAGACTAAAGAAGGATTTGCCGTAAATGCTTCTGGGGTTGCAAGATTTTGGGCTTGATACTTCCTCCAAAAACCACCGGCACCACGAAATGTGGGAATACCTGATTCCGCCGAAATTCCGCTACCAGTTAATATCAACACATGTTTTGCGTTGGATAACGCTTCTCGAAATGATTTCATGACATTCATACTTCATATTTGAAGCATGGATacatgaataatattattatcatgcAACAATCTGCAATGATCAGCAACAATTGTCAGGCAACAAtcgtacatacatattattgAGTTCACCAGAGAGCATAACTGCCGGAGAACCGGTGAACCCCGGTCAGCGGCGTACGAGTCTGGTACTCTATCGGTGCGCCACCGTTACAGTTGACGATTGTTGCAACTAAACTCGTACAttaaggtaataataaaactttaattacaaatatctcaaaaacta
This window contains:
- the LOC128877881 gene encoding NAD-dependent protein deacylase sirtuin-5, mitochondrial-like — protein: MNVMKSFREALSNAKHVLILTGSGISAESGIPTFRGAGGFWRKYQAQNLATPEAFTANPSLVWEFYEYRRRVANEAKPNKAHEAIASFQDRALKEGKNVTIITQNIDELHQRAGASNVVELHGSLYKTRCTVCNEVAVNTNIPICPALEGKGSPDPNIMISNIPKNELPLCQKENCKGLLRPHIVWFGENLDEYVLKEAFNAVENCDTCLVIGTSSIVYPAAMFAPQVANRGIPVAEFNLESTPATRHFMYHFEGPCTITVTEALNP